In Pyrenophora tritici-repentis strain M4 chromosome 6, whole genome shotgun sequence, the DNA window AACCTTCGTGGCAACAGCACTATGCTCCTTAACTACGTGAATGTTACTGTGCCTAGGGCACAGTTTTCAAGTTAATTATGCCGTAGAAATGACTGTTAAGTATTTGTATATGCTGTATTTAAATACATAACATAGTTATCCATAGCAGCGCATACTAAAGCGATTTAGCATGGACTTGAGTCACAGGTGTCTAAAAGAACTTTTGCAGCCGAGTTGACTAAATGCAAGCCCACGAGCATTCTTTGAGGTATATACGTCGCCACTGTCTTTTATATCAACAAATCTACACGAACAGCGAAGGTTGGCGTCAATGACAGAACGTTGCCATGGAGTATCACTAGCGCTGACCGTCGTTCGATCGGCGCGCTACCTATGTACAATCATACCGACGCCATCAAGGCCCGATGAGTTTAGTCACCAACTTCGCAACTAAAAAGACTACGtctgtcggatcgtgagtatcggtagagacattggctgctggacacttcggcccgacttcggcccaccttgcgcagagcttaggtataccttcgtagcagctatgttcgtaatcaatcaccatcaccgaacagaatgcattcctagttatcgttatttcctttcagcactagtgctatagaccttccaacaaCGTCCAAGCAAATACGTTCCCCCGTTTTTACTCCGGCATCAAGCGACATGCCGAGCTCTGCAAGAAGTCTGAAAACATTGATTGCTACCCAGGACATTTGCGCAGACAGTGTACTTCGATCAGACAGTTTACCAGTCTTTTGCCGCATTGCTCTGATAGTATCGCCAATATTTCCCGATCTATTCGTATGCCGCCTGCGGTAGAGAGCGACCGCGAGTCGAGAAGGGTAGCTCAAGCGACGGGAGAAGAGCAAAGTTGGAGGTAAAGAAACGATTAGCATCACTGAGAGCCACTGCGCGCCATGAGCGACTCAAGCTTTGAGGCGATCAAGCTCTATTTCTAGACTCAAGGCGCGAATGAAGTGGAGATGCCAAAAGCTCGAGATCGAAGTGGTGGGGGGCTCCCAGGGATATTACCGCCGTCAAAAGATGTTATCCCCGGCAAACCCCCGCCAACGCGCCGTGCCGCCAAAACTTTGTTCGAAACCGCCACCATCTGCTACTCGCGCCTCTACTTCTATGTTGTCTTACCAATGAGGGCGTTCTAGACCACAAGGCCTACTTTTTGTGCTTTTTTCTCGACACTTCTCGATACAGGAACACGATGTCACAACCTCAGTGTGCCAGCGCTGCGCATCCCATACAGCAAAGATCATCACGCCGGTCGCGCTATCGCACAGCCTCTAACCTCGCCGACTCATCGTAGTAGCAAACGTTCCGATTTGACGATGAGACTCACTCCCTGGCTTCTTGCCCTAGCATATCGGGCTATGCATCCTGGTAGCTGAGAACGTTGAAATGATGGATGGCCTTAATCTCCACACTGGACCGCAGCAATTCACCGACAGATCAAACGCTCATAATGTCGCGACTTGCCGTGCGCGCGTCTACTGGATCATCTTCTCCAAGTTCCAACTGAAGGAGTACCATCTGTACCGTCCAATATGCTTGGGACGATGCTTCCGATTGCATGCTTGCTCTTTCTCAGCGCGTTACCGGTCCACGCTGCTTTCTCGGACTTCTATTTTGCAGGCAACAACGGAAGTTCAAGCGAAAGGAGAACGTGTCCCGGCTCCTCTTTTGCCTGTGAACCTCCCAATGTTTGTGCCTACGACGACCGCTTAACAAAATGGTATTGCTGCGACGCAGGTGCTGCCGATGCAGTCTGCTGGGGACCCAATGTCGCCTGTGATGGGGGAGATAGACGTACACCCTCTGGTAGTCAACAGGTCTGCTCGTCTGGATCGAATGCTTTCTGTTGTTTGAAGTCGAGGTGAGCAGCTTAGGTCCATGTTGAATTGACATTGTTATGAATACGGCTAACCTCGACAAGTGAGATCTGTACAGAGAGAGCAAACCAGGTCAATATTTGCTGGAGCACTCTCAAGGATCCAGTCGCCCTTCTCAATGCGACGGTAGTGAACGAAACAGCGCAATCGCTCATATCCGCCCGCCCGTCTGCCGCTAAATATCCCATTAGCTTATCGGATCTACAAGCATTGTCCTCGACCACGGCGACTCCCTCCTCCGCAACTCCAAGTCCTTCCGGGAACCCTCCCTCCTCTTCCGTTGCGCCGCCCGTGTCAGCCGCAGCAACCGCTTCCTCTCCTTCCTCGCCCACATCTACAGCCCAGAACAATGGCGGTTCAGGTCTCTCAAGTGGCGCAATAGGCGGCATCGTTGGTGGAGTTATTGGCGGGCTGGCATTAGTTGGTATTGCTGGACTTCTGCTATGGCGGAGAAAGCGAAACAGCAAGAGCAACCCATATGAGCCGGCTAATGCGCACTCTCCAACACCATACTCAGCAAACCATGCGGtggagatggacgcgaatCAGACCTACTTAAACGCGCCGGCAACGGAGAAATATGGACAGGAAGTTGGACCCATGGTTGAAGTACCTGCGGATCGGGCTCCAGCTGAATTAGGTCCAAGACAATAATACAACGACTAGTATGAAAGGGATGAATTGGAGCTCGTGATGTTGACGGAATAAGTGAACTATACCTCTTTCTCAAATTCTTGTTAGTGCAATAATAGGCTTTTGATCATTTACCTTGCAACTCTCTGCGAATCTCACTGCACTCTCCTCGCAAAACACACGCTCTGTCGAATAAGAATTTGTAAGGGGCTAGACCCCAGCGGCTGTATCGATGACGATACACAGATGACTGATCAAGAGATGCCTTGTAACAGAGTGGATTTGACAAAGAGCTACAAAAGGATGCTAGCTGTACATAAATACAGGAGCGGACCGAAGATGGGCCGAAGTAGAATTAGATGGATGATGACAGAAACCTATAGATGTATCTCGAAGGAATCGCATGACGACAGCTACGCACACAGCGTAGCGCATGTAATAGGCTCAGCCTGTTACAGAATTGCGCCCACATGTATACACATACAACCTCTGTCACTCTACCCGGCCACTTGCCCAATGTACCCGACGACGAATTGCGATTATAAACTTTGTCTGACGTCCAGCGTCGTGCGGCGCTAAGGAGCTACCTATTCCACCTTGGACTAAGCTTACATTCATGATTACAATTAGGCTGGGGTTACTTGCCACTTTCATTACCAACTGTCTGGTTATTAAACAATTGTGTTCTAGAAGCAGATACATGATTTCAATTACTTGTGTTTCTTCAATTTACTTCTGATCGTGTCGTTTCTCACAGTATTTGAGTACTCTGTGCcacagactccgcaacaatcaatcggatcggcatgattgattcctatctaggttaaaggctgcctaatgaagtaattctttaacctatataggaatcaatcatgtcaatcgattgattgttgcggagtctgctgTGCCAGAGCAGCCGGGAGAATAATTGTGTTGCGGGCATTGGTAGTCTCTAGAGAAGGCCAGGATATACAGGGAAACTATCTGTATTCCATTTGACCGCCGCTAGAAGCGAAATACAGTGAGAAGGATGTGTGTGCAAGGTCTGCTTGATGAGATTTTCAAGAGTGATATGTAACTCAAAATCATTGGCAGCAATGAACGAGGAGAGGACATTGATATTCTACAAATACAATCCATTCGAAATGTAAGCTACTTCACGTTTCCCCTCTCGATTATCGTGGCAGCCACGTGCCCGTGATATCAGTCCTTCGATATCCAGCACAGACACCAGATGCCACTCAACAAGTCGATAAGCAAAGAAGCAAAATTGACGAAAGACAGCCAATGCAACAAGCTACTAACAAAGACCTCGGGAAGTAATTCTCCCAACCACAGCAAAGACATCCAGAAGCAACAAGAGCAACCAATGATGCCATACAAACAAGGCGCTAGTCCACATACGGTGGCGCTTGGCCCTGAACCCCATTGGTCGAGAAAGCCACAGCAACGCTCAGCCGGCACGCAAGTTCCGAGCAGATTATCCAGATGTCTTGGATGCTCAAAAAAGGACAAAAACACATCAGAAAGTGCGTATACATCAAGCTTTCTCCCCCTTCTTATTCCGCATCATAAACCTGCCTTCCCCACACCCTTCCGCCGTCATGACATACCGTTGCGCGCGCGGGGCGGAGCGCAGCCCTAAACGCTATGACTCCCAAATCCGCCCCCTGGCCACACCACACGGGCCCTCCTCTCCCCAACCGCTTCAACAACGCAGTCCGCATCCGCCGCCCACTTCGCTTTTACTTGATCTGAATCTTCCAAGCGTTTGAGAAGAAGTTTCTGATACAAAGTGTATGAATATTGCAATCTTCCGCAGCCTGGATTCCAGAGCCGCCCGGATAGGGGCGGGGAAGGGGGGAAAGTGGCAGGGACAGCGGAAAACCGGCACGGCTAGGACGGCAACGACAAGCTTGGCGGTTCCACTGCGGCGCTCTTGGCGTGTTTCGGGTCCGTGATGCACCGATGATGGACACGTGGGTGAATTGGAAGATGATTGCGGGGCGCCTGGAGAAAAGAGACGTGTTTGAGAATGGAAGAGTAGATGGAAGGTGAGTCGTCGCGTGGATGGTAAGGTCTGATCCCAGAGAGAGTTTGTGTTGACAGGCGTTGAAATGGGGCATGTTGAATTGATCAGGCGTGCTGGAAATTACGCACATTGCTAACGTCGGTCTATGTTCTACATAACTAAAGGAATGACTATGGGAGAGTTTCGATAACAGGAAGTAAGCCTTTCGTATGGTAAATGGCTAATAATGAGCAGTGAGCGACTATCGTTACCCGGCTACTGTTCGACAGATGTGTTGCGCAAACACTGGAGACCACCGACATACAAACCCCTTCTGGGCTTTTTCTCTGGCCTCCATCTTACTAACGCATACGCGAGTTCTCACGAGATTGCTTCTCCGCAAGCTGGATAGCATACAGCTTCTGCGCATAGCCATCAGAATCCGCGTGAGTAGCGGATCCAAATGTAGCATCGCTGTCCCTCTCCGGATCCCTCTCCGACTGGTTGTTCCATCTGTACAGCTCTGGGCCAGGCGTAGACATAGGTCGAGAGAATCGGTTGTGCACATAGACCGAGTTGCGCTTCCTGTCAACAGAGGCGTTGTTGGGAAGCGCCTCGTGAATGGAGCGAGTGCGGATCACCGCAGGCTCATCTTCAGTAATCGGTTGGACATTCTTGTACCGGTAGAAGGCATCGAGGGCGGGAATAGATAGACCGTGGACCACGATGGAGAAGATGACAAGGAAGTAGACGACAGGTACCATGGCGGCGACGAGATTTTCCTCTTCTTCCGTGGTAGCCTCACCAGGCTTGGGGAACAGGTGGCGAGTGTGTTCGACGTAGAAGACAGCTCCGATACCTGTGGATGTTAGTGGATATCTTGATCATAGCCGCAACCGGTACTTACCAATAGGTCCGAAGTATCCCATGAACAGCGCCTCCTTCCAGTCCTTGACACAGTCAGGCATGATCTTGTACATGAGGAAGATGGCAGGAATGCGACGGAAGGCGAGGATCAGAAAGCCGAGGATCATGAGGCGTCCAACTGTAATGCCGGTGACATCTGGCATCTGGAACTCGCTCCATGGGATGATGGTTCCGATGTACATGAAGCCACCAAAGTTGAGAATGACGTCGAAGCAACTGTTGACTTCGTCATGACGCTTCTCGGTTTCTTCGAGGTAAAGACCGTTCCAGTTCATGACGTTTCCGGCAACGAAGCAGGCAAGAAGATCATCTGTACCGAGTGCACCACAGACGCCGATGATGAAAAGACCTAGTGCCATGGGCCAGAGCAGAAGACTCTCGGAATCGATCCACTTCCTGCGGAGGCCATACTTGATGGCAAACATGCTGCCAGCGCCGAGGACCACACCGACTGCGACAGCCATGACGATGATGTAAAGCCAGCCCTCGACAATCCATTGCTCCATGGCCATGGATACACCACCTCCTAGACGGCCAATTCCCCCCTCCTCACTGCGCTTGGTGAGTATGTCGACTGCGCGATGAGCAATCTCCTTGGCGCCCTCAATACCAGGCTTGAACTTGACACCCTCGAGATCGGCATGGCGGATAAGATAGGTGGCCAAGCTGTTTGACAGTTAGAAATACTCATTACTAGAAGTCTGAACAGCTTACAGAAGGAACGGGAAACCGAATCCATCGTTGGCACCGGCTTCGGACGAGATAATCTCTCGCAACGCGCGGGGGACGAACTTGTCGGCAAATGGACCCTTGGCCACAGCTTGCGATAGGATAGGATCAGTGCAAGTAACACAAGATCCAATGACCAGTGCAGCCAAGAGTGACAACTTGGGGATAGTGACCAAAATGCACAGACTAGTGCAGATCCACATGATTGTCATGACAGGGAGGAGGCAGATTGCCATTTCCTTCCATCGTAGCTGCTGGTACTTGGCGGGGAGTTGAAATCCAGCGATGACCAGCTGAACACCAATGACAATACGGCACATGCCCTACATAATTCTCAGCAAGCTTCCTCAACAAGTGGGTCACAGATCTGTGCTTACGAGTGTGATGGCTTCCTGCTGCCCTGATGCAGCAGAACCCCATTTCTCAGCGTCCAGGAATTTCGCGGCTATAGGGCCGAGGATGATACCGATGAAGACGGCGGGCACTAGGGGATGTGAGCTCCACGGATACTACGACGAGATGCAGGAAGCCGGCAACTTACAAGCTTCGCCGAGATACCACACTTGCTTGATCTTCACTGAGACGAATCCATAGAGGACAATGAAGGCGCCTGTAATCACAACGTCAGTGACTGCGGCTCAGTGGCCGATGAGCTGGACATACCGAGAacggcgatgacgacgttgaGCTCGCTGACGTCGAGGGTAGGCATGTTGACGAGCCCGAAAAAGGGAAAAGACGGAAGGAAAGTATTTCAACGGGGACGCATGCACGGAAGAAGGAAATTGAAATGTAAGGGATGCATGAGAAGGGGTGAAGAATGAAGAGGATCAATGAGCGGAAAATGTAAATAGCAGACCAGCCGTATTTACAAGAGTGTATTAGAAGGAAAATAAGCACAAAGATATGGAGAACGAGGGATCACCGGGACCGGACCGAAAGGGATGGCGAGCGGAGTGATTGTCGATGGTCGGGAATGTCCAGCCTCAATTTGCAAGTCTTTGTCGGCGCTACTTGATATCTTTGCCTTCGTCACGTCGACCATGCGCTTCGCCTACCTGAAACAGCACCCGCCAGGACATTCTTGGCCTAACAGCCACTCCCGCCCATCAGGAGGCTCAGGAGGCTTGCAACCGAAGCCAAGCGGGGAATCTTTCACAGCAAATGGAGCCAAGCTAAGCCCCGGTGCTAGCTTCGAACGCGTCCTGTGGGATTTTCCGCCTTAGAGCCTGCTCGCAACCCTGTCATGTTACAATTGGAAGTGCAGGAAACAACTATAGTCCTCAGAGTGGTACACATGTGGATCTTGTACGGCATAACTGGGGGAAATGGGCTTCGCGAACGCTGGAGGATCCCCGAACCAGCCCCCCGCGAACCGCACTCTACAAGCATCCAGGTAGACAGCTTGTTGACTCTGTGGGGACTTGGTAGTCCACTATTTTGGTGGTGCCAAGCCTGCCAAGTCCGCCGTGTCAAATCTAGCCCGATGACCGCTTGGCGATAAAGCGAGAGCCAGTGACAACAATGTGCCTGGCCTTGTTGTAGAACAAAGCAATACCAAAAGCCTCTTTGCTGATCTTTTTCTTGGTGCTTGCGAATGAACAACTGCGCATGTCTTGGAGCCGCGTCCGCCCCAGCAAAAGCACCATTTCTTACTCATCCGGGGCTGACTGGACGGAACTGAACCATGCCCAGCCGGTTACGAGAGACGCGCGGTAAGTGGCCGATCCAATAAGTCTGCTCAACCTTGTTGTGTGACAGCTGGCACTGCGTTCTTTTTCCTTCTTTGCGTCGTGGCAACTATCGTCATCCCTAAGGCGGAGCATTGGCATACTCAGCGCGGCCGGAAGTTGAGTCCACTCTTCTAATATCGACATCAATCTGTGACACAAGAACAGTTTGGTGTTAATGATGCTTCTCCGCGGATAGCCCCCAGGGCGAAATACTTGCTAACGTGATGCTATATTACGTCAATACCAAGGTGCCTCTCGAAATGTCATCGAGATTCCCGTGGAATATGTCTCACCCAGCTTGCTACGTGTTGATTTGGCTAGTTCCTTGTTAAGGGGTACCGAGACTGTTTTACTGGGAGGGACATTGATGATCATGGGAGTCGCATTGCTGACACGAGAAGTCAGGGACTCAGGGGACTTGTCATCTTCGAATGGCATCCATGAACAGCCCGTCTCCAGCGGCGTAGGGATACGACCAAGACCGGTGTCAGAATCATCCCATAAACTCTGATAGCTGATAGCTTCGGGTCGTTGGCTGTCCGCCGTCGAGCAGAGGCCATGTTTCTGGCTGTCGGGTCTGGACACCGAGGAGTACCTGGATAGGTAATGATAAGCGGTCGAAGCATCTATGGTTGCCGGTTCTTGAACAGCGAGCGCCCACGCCTGAGTTACTGCACATCTTCTTCATGTGTGAACGCGTGTTATTTCGAAGCTCTCATGGTGGCTAGAACAGTGGGTGGGTGACGCGGTTTTCGATAAGGTTGCTTAGATGGGCGTGGTGTCATGCAATTTTGTCACTAGTGGATGCGATTCAGCTGAAAAAAGATCAGAAAGACATATGGCTATGCAATGCATTCATTGCATTGTATCCACCATGAAGTTGGCTGTGGGTTGCTGTGCACACGACGTCACTCGCCTAAGTGGGGGGTCATGTGGCTGTTGGTCCCGGCCCGATGTCATCACCCCAACTCTCCAGTGGCTGCGCCGTCACGCAAATCAGCCTTGTACGCCTCGCA includes these proteins:
- a CDS encoding Amelogenin domain containing protein; translation: MPPIAPLERPEPPLFWAVDVGEEGEEAVAAADTGGATEEEGGFPEGLGVAEEGVAVVEDNACRSDKLMGYLAADGRADMSDCAVSFTTVALRRATGSLRVLQQILTWFALSVQISLVEVSRIHNNVNSTWT
- a CDS encoding NhaP, NhaP-type Na+-H+ and K+-H+ antiporter, which translates into the protein MCRIVIGVQLVIAGFQLPAKYQQLRWKEMAICLLPVMTIMWICTSLCILVTIPKLSLLAALVIGSCVTCTDPILSQAVAKGPFADKFVPRALREIISSEAGANDGFGFPFLLLATYLIRHADLEGVKFKPGIEGAKEIAHRAVDILTKRSEEGGIGRLGGGVSMAMEQWIVEGWLYIIVMAVAVGVVLGAGSMFAIKYGLRRKWIDSESLLLWPMALGLFIIGVCGALGTDDLLACFVAGNVMNWNGLYLEETEKRHDEVNSCFDVILNFGGFMYIGTIIPWSEFQMPDVTGITVGRLMILGFLILAFRRIPAIFLMYKIMPDCVKDWKEALFMGYFGPIGIGAVFYVEHTRHLFPKPGEATTEEEENLVAAMVPVVYFLVIFSIVVHGLSIPALDAFYRYKNVQPITEDEPAVIRTRSIHEALPNNASVDRKRNSVYVHNRFSRPMSTPGPELYRWNNQSERDPERDSDATFGSATHADSDGYAQKLYAIQLAEKQSRENSLM